One region of Rattus norvegicus strain BN/NHsdMcwi chromosome 13, GRCr8, whole genome shotgun sequence genomic DNA includes:
- the Fmod gene encoding fibromodulin precursor (The RefSeq protein has 1 substitution compared to this genomic sequence): MQWASILLLRGLCSLSQGQYEEDSHWWLQYLRNQQSTYYDPYDTYPYETSDPYPYEVEEGPAYAYGAPPPPEPRDCPQECDCPPNFPTAMYCDNRNLKYLPFVPSRMKYVYFQNNQIAAIQEGVFDNATGLLWIALHGNQITSDKIGRKVFSKLRHLERLYLDHNNLTRMPGPLPRSLRELHLDHNQISRVPNNALEGLENLTALYLHHNEIQEVGSSMRGLRSLILLDLSYNHLRRVPDGLPSALEQLYLEHNNVYTVPDSYFRGSPKLLYVRLSHNSLTNNGLATNTFNSSSLLELDLSYNQLQKIPPVNTNLENLYLQGNRINEFSISSFCTVVDVMNFSKLQVLRLDGNEIKRSAMPVDAPLCLRLASLIEI, encoded by the exons ATGCAGTGGGCCTCCATCCTGCTGCTGGCCGGGCTCTGCTCGCTTTCCCAGGGCCAGTATGAAGAAGACTctcactggtggctccaatacCTCCGAAACCAGCAGTCCACCTACTACGACCCCTACGACACTTACCCCTACGAGACCTCCGACCCTTACCCCTATGAagtagaggagggcccagcctatgCCTATGGTGCCCCACCTCCACCAGAGCCCCGTGATTGTCCCCAAGAATGCGACTGTCCCCCCAACTTCCCCACAGCCATGTACTGTGACAACCGCAACCTCAAGTACCTGCCCTTTGTGCCCTCCCGCATGAAGTACGTCTACTTCCAGAACAACCAGATCGCTGCCATCCAGGAAGGTGTCTTTGACAATGCCACCGGCCTCCTCTGGATTGCTCTGCATGGCAACCAGATTACCAGTGACAAGATAGGCAGGAAGGTCTTCTCCAAGCTGAGGCACTTGGAGAGGCTGTACCTGGACCACAACAACCTGACCCGGATGCCCGGACCACTGCCTCGGTCCCTGAGAGAGCTCCACCTGGACCACAACCAGATCTCTCGGGTCCCCAACAACGCTCTGGAGGGCCTGGAGAACCTCACAGCATTATATCTCCATCACAATGAGATCCAAGAAGTGGGAAGTTCCATGAGGGGCCTCCGGTCCCTGATCCTACTAGACCTGAGTTATAACCACCTTCGAAGGGTTCCCGACGGTCTGCCCTCAGCCCTGGAGCAGCTGTACCTAGAACACAACAACGTCTACACCGTCCCTGACAGCTACTTCCGGGGCTCACCCAAGCTGCTGTATGTCCGGCTGTCTCACAACAGTCTCACTAACAATGGCCTTGCTACCAACACCTTCAATTCCAGCAGCCTTCTGGAGCTAGACTTGTCCTACAACCAGCTGCAGAAGATCCCTCCCGTCAACACCAACCTGGAGAATCTTTACCTCCAAGGCAACAGGATCAATG AGTTCTCCATCAGCAGTTTCTGCACGGTGGTGGACGTCATGAACTTCTCCAAGCTGCAGGTGCTACGCCTGGATGGGAACGAGATCAAGCGCAGCGCTATGCCGGTGGACGCCCCACTCTGCCTGCGCCTTGCCAGCCTCATCGAGATCTGA